Proteins encoded within one genomic window of Ammonifex degensii KC4:
- a CDS encoding methyl-accepting chemotaxis protein: MRLKLFGSFALVLILLAGTIAAGLWGLNKVRTQYDTVIDREHTWVYQSQQGTILMLLSNLDLREYLAQGNPASWTACKEKITQARNLLQRVSDASQDPQLDELVGQIQQKLSLYERTIERVKELQDKGQKEAATQLNRTEANPILKEAARIAQDMQDYLHKRANGKIEEARRYEAHTAQMALWGGLLAVLVGMGLAYLIGLQLAKPIKELEAAAMRIAEGDLMVKLPRIKSRDELGNLIRAIAFMLGSLRRLAAELNASARQLAEEAKNISQGAEQAANAATTSATSATQIAAAIEQVSASAQNLASTAQDMARHAQEGQVELDRMVKQMNTIQEVTRNATQAMHKLNQGAGEINRIVEVITSIADQTNLLALNAAIEAARAGEQGRGFAVVAGEVRKLAEQSANAAKDILKLIEAIQEETRKTTSLMDRNQQVVQEGTNIMQGVAQRFREILQAVNEFTAQTEEIARAAQEVAGNATNVAAAAQEQTATSEETASATQHLTQLAEKLKAVVGKFKYQTATKTS; encoded by the coding sequence GTGCGGCTCAAACTTTTCGGCAGTTTTGCCTTGGTGCTCATTCTCCTAGCGGGCACCATCGCCGCCGGCCTCTGGGGACTGAACAAGGTGAGGACTCAATACGATACGGTCATAGACCGCGAGCATACCTGGGTTTACCAGAGCCAGCAGGGGACGATCTTGATGCTCTTAAGTAACCTGGACCTGCGCGAGTATCTGGCCCAAGGCAACCCGGCCTCCTGGACCGCCTGTAAGGAGAAGATAACACAAGCCAGGAATCTCCTCCAGAGAGTAAGTGACGCCAGCCAGGACCCCCAGTTAGATGAACTGGTAGGGCAAATCCAGCAAAAACTCTCCCTTTACGAGAGGACCATCGAAAGGGTAAAGGAGCTTCAGGATAAGGGGCAGAAGGAGGCCGCCACCCAGCTTAACCGCACAGAGGCAAACCCTATCCTCAAAGAGGCCGCCAGAATAGCTCAAGATATGCAGGACTACCTGCATAAAAGGGCAAACGGCAAAATAGAAGAGGCGCGCCGGTATGAAGCGCATACCGCCCAGATGGCCCTCTGGGGAGGCCTGCTGGCCGTTTTAGTAGGTATGGGCCTGGCCTACCTCATCGGCCTGCAGCTCGCCAAACCTATAAAAGAGCTGGAAGCGGCAGCCATGCGCATAGCCGAAGGGGACCTCATGGTGAAGCTCCCGCGGATAAAGAGTCGTGACGAACTGGGGAACCTTATCCGGGCCATCGCCTTCATGCTGGGGAGCCTCCGCCGCCTGGCGGCAGAGCTTAACGCCAGCGCCCGCCAGCTAGCCGAGGAAGCCAAGAACATAAGCCAGGGGGCGGAGCAGGCGGCCAACGCCGCCACCACCAGCGCTACCAGTGCCACCCAGATAGCCGCTGCCATCGAGCAGGTCTCCGCCAGCGCTCAGAACCTGGCTAGCACCGCTCAGGACATGGCCCGCCACGCCCAGGAAGGACAGGTGGAGCTCGACCGCATGGTGAAACAAATGAACACCATCCAGGAGGTAACCCGCAACGCCACCCAGGCCATGCACAAGCTGAACCAGGGAGCAGGGGAGATAAACCGCATCGTGGAGGTCATCACCTCCATCGCCGATCAGACCAACCTCCTGGCCCTCAATGCCGCCATCGAGGCCGCCCGGGCTGGAGAGCAGGGCCGGGGCTTCGCGGTGGTGGCGGGCGAGGTGCGCAAACTGGCCGAACAGTCGGCCAACGCCGCCAAGGATATCTTGAAGCTCATCGAGGCCATCCAGGAAGAGACCCGCAAGACCACCTCCCTCATGGACCGCAACCAGCAGGTGGTCCAGGAAGGAACCAACATAATGCAGGGGGTGGCCCAGCGCTTCCGGGAAATCCTGCAGGCGGTGAACGAGTTTACCGCCCAGACGGAGGAGATCGCCCGGGCCGCCCAGGAGGTGGCAGGGAACGCCACCAACGTGGCGGCGGCCGCCCAGGAGCAGACGGCCACCAGCGAAGAGACCGCCTCGGCCACCCAGCACCTGACCCAGCTGGCAGAAAAGCTCAAGGCGGTGGTGGGGAAATTCAAGTACCAGACGGCGACCAAAACCTCGTGA
- a CDS encoding KaiC domain-containing protein has product MKIVRLKEMRDRIPKLFGIPSGVPGLDDLFFTVTFEEEGYRRVSLKGIPSAAVVHLTGVPDTGKSLMAEQFALTQAARGFATLYVTVEVPAHFLAQGLKLRARAMNLSWETIEEGLYLLDLARMPEEKENIGELCESLARIIREEEIKACVIDSVTGLYEGRETAARTTVRRLYEVMKDHYQTAIFVSQKRSSHEEMSAEAAGGYGVSHILDCTIVLAKMVVSRSTASLYGKAPGELVRTLRIDGCRLCGHDTRVHLLEIDDAGIVRVGPPLSELAAETRL; this is encoded by the coding sequence ATGAAGATCGTTCGGCTTAAAGAGATGCGGGACCGGATACCCAAGCTTTTCGGCATCCCTTCCGGCGTACCTGGACTTGACGATCTCTTCTTTACGGTAACCTTCGAGGAGGAGGGGTACCGCCGCGTCTCCCTCAAGGGCATCCCCTCGGCAGCGGTTGTTCACCTCACTGGGGTGCCGGACACCGGCAAGTCACTCATGGCCGAGCAGTTTGCCCTGACCCAGGCAGCACGGGGATTCGCCACCCTCTACGTGACGGTAGAGGTTCCCGCCCACTTCCTGGCCCAGGGGTTGAAGCTGCGGGCACGCGCCATGAACCTGAGCTGGGAGACCATAGAGGAAGGGCTTTACCTTCTCGATCTGGCCCGCATGCCGGAAGAGAAGGAGAACATCGGGGAACTCTGCGAGTCTTTGGCTAGGATTATTCGGGAAGAGGAGATTAAGGCCTGCGTGATCGACTCGGTGACCGGGCTTTACGAGGGCAGAGAAACAGCGGCCCGCACCACCGTCCGCCGCCTCTACGAGGTGATGAAGGACCACTACCAGACAGCCATCTTCGTCTCGCAGAAACGCAGCAGCCACGAGGAGATGTCGGCAGAAGCTGCTGGCGGCTACGGCGTTTCCCATATCCTGGATTGCACCATTGTGCTGGCCAAGATGGTGGTTAGCCGCAGCACCGCTTCTCTTTACGGCAAGGCGCCGGGCGAGTTAGTGCGTACCTTGCGGATAGACGGTTGCCGCCTTTGCGGCCACGATACCCGTGTACACCTTTTGGAGATAGACGACGCAGGCATCGTGAGGGTAGGACCACCTCTTAGCGAGCTGGCAGCCGAAACGCGCCTCTAA
- a CDS encoding YlmC/YmxH family sporulation protein yields MFKVSELTRRQFINVLDGRRLGPIKDVHVDEKGMITAVVLRGGKKLLGIFPWGKDVVIPWSQVKKIGVDAVLVEAEEV; encoded by the coding sequence GTGTTCAAAGTTTCGGAACTGACCCGTCGACAGTTCATCAACGTGCTCGACGGGCGGCGCTTGGGCCCGATCAAAGACGTGCACGTGGACGAAAAAGGAATGATTACCGCTGTGGTACTGCGCGGCGGCAAAAAATTATTGGGTATTTTCCCCTGGGGCAAAGATGTGGTCATTCCCTGGAGCCAGGTGAAAAAGATCGGGGTGGATGCCGTGCTGGTGGAGGCAGAGGAAGTTTAG
- the murJ gene encoding murein biosynthesis integral membrane protein MurJ, with translation MAAGRLVFKATLVIAFFSLLARLLGFVRDVVIAHLYGASAATDAYLVAFTIPNLLLAIVTGALATVVVPIFAEYAAAGRREEGWRVFNWVFNILTLALLLTLLLSLPLAPWLVLLVAPGLPPETMQLAVELTRIMLPILLFFGWANYFTGLLNANQIFGLPAASGAVNNIVIIASALSLGTVFGIRGLAWGTVLGMLAAALVQLPALRRTGFYWRPEINWRHPGVKKVFALLVPVAVGVSINQAYVIIDRILASGMAEGSISALNFANKLVQLPIGLFILALGTAVFPTLTHRAAEGQHEEVGRLLDRALRFNLLLTLPAAVGLMVLRYPIVSFLFERGAFDARATSMTAAALLCYAVGMVGYAANILLTRGFYALHDTKTPVKLTLVTVIVNLILSLILMHPLKHAGLALANSLAAWVNTFLLYYFLAYRLPALRKVKSWPSFALRSLLACALLALAAWGIYRFVEGFAPAGFWGEALSLGSAIVGGVVFYALSLYLLRFEEWHFLWRLGSEICRVRLLNRNL, from the coding sequence GTGGCAGCGGGGCGTCTGGTTTTTAAGGCCACACTAGTAATTGCCTTTTTCAGTCTCTTGGCCCGTCTTTTAGGCTTTGTCCGGGATGTGGTGATCGCCCACCTTTACGGGGCTTCGGCCGCTACCGATGCCTACCTGGTGGCCTTCACCATACCCAACCTCCTCCTGGCCATCGTGACGGGCGCTTTGGCCACAGTGGTGGTGCCCATCTTCGCTGAGTACGCAGCCGCCGGGCGGAGAGAGGAGGGCTGGCGGGTTTTTAACTGGGTTTTCAACATCCTCACCCTGGCCCTGCTTCTCACCCTGTTGCTTTCTCTGCCCCTGGCCCCCTGGCTGGTCCTCTTAGTGGCCCCTGGTCTCCCGCCGGAGACCATGCAGTTGGCAGTGGAACTCACCCGCATCATGCTTCCCATCTTGCTCTTTTTCGGCTGGGCCAACTACTTCACCGGGCTTTTAAACGCCAACCAGATCTTTGGCTTGCCGGCCGCCAGTGGGGCGGTCAACAACATTGTAATTATAGCCTCTGCCCTTTCTCTGGGGACGGTCTTTGGCATCCGGGGACTGGCGTGGGGAACAGTACTGGGCATGCTGGCGGCGGCCTTGGTCCAGCTACCGGCCTTAAGGCGCACCGGCTTTTACTGGCGGCCGGAGATCAACTGGCGACATCCTGGCGTGAAGAAGGTTTTTGCATTGCTTGTACCGGTGGCGGTGGGAGTTTCCATTAACCAAGCTTACGTCATCATCGACCGCATCCTGGCCTCCGGCATGGCGGAAGGGAGCATTTCCGCCCTCAACTTCGCCAACAAACTAGTTCAGCTACCCATAGGGCTTTTCATTCTGGCCCTGGGGACGGCGGTCTTCCCCACCCTTACCCACCGGGCGGCCGAGGGGCAGCACGAGGAGGTGGGCCGGCTTCTTGATCGTGCCCTGCGCTTCAACCTGCTGCTCACCCTGCCGGCGGCGGTAGGGCTCATGGTGCTACGCTATCCTATAGTTTCCTTTCTCTTCGAACGCGGGGCCTTCGATGCCCGAGCCACTTCCATGACCGCGGCGGCTCTTCTCTGCTATGCCGTAGGCATGGTGGGGTACGCGGCCAACATTCTGCTGACCCGAGGCTTTTACGCCCTGCACGACACCAAGACGCCGGTAAAGCTCACGCTGGTAACGGTGATCGTGAACTTGATCCTGAGTCTCATCCTTATGCACCCGCTGAAGCACGCGGGTTTGGCTCTAGCCAACTCCTTAGCCGCCTGGGTAAACACCTTCCTTCTTTACTATTTCCTGGCCTACCGTTTACCAGCCCTGCGTAAAGTTAAGAGTTGGCCTTCTTTTGCCCTGCGCTCCCTGCTGGCTTGCGCCCTCCTGGCCCTGGCTGCCTGGGGAATATACCGCTTCGTAGAGGGGTTCGCCCCCGCCGGTTTCTGGGGAGAAGCCTTGAGTCTAGGTAGCGCCATCGTCGGGGGAGTGGTCTTTTACGCCTTAAGCCTTTATCTCCTGCGCTTCGAGGAGTGGCATTTTCTCTGGCGCCTGGGGAGCGAGATCTGCCGGGTCCGCTTGCTCAACCGTAACCTTTAA
- a CDS encoding phosphoglucomutase/phosphomannomutase family protein — protein sequence MRIKFGTDGWRGVIARDFTFANVERVAAAIAAYLNEKGQAARGVIVGFDNRFLADRFAEAVAEVLLQWGIPVYFPERSVPTPVVAFGIWHYRTGGAVVITASHNPPEYCGIKFIPEYAGPALPDVTERIESLIESSPSPPAGVKKALRHPFRPQEDYFAHLLRLVEGEKIARASLKVVVDPMFGAGIGYLEEILRRCGVSVVTIHDWRDPLFGGDLPDPVPSRLGELAAKVKETGAHLGLALDGDADRLGVITGEGHFVTPNQVLSLLCYHLLSYRGWRGPVARTVATTHLVDRIASAFGVETKETPVGFKYLGKLLREEGCLCAGEESGGLSVKGHVPEKDGILAGLLVVEMAAVHGGSLWRLWEEVKEKFGEVVSRRRDYRTSAEDKERILRLLAGWAESREELAGQKVVERITMDGVKFVLADGSWVLVRASGTEPVFRVYVEASTEEKVSHLHETLKAELGF from the coding sequence TTGAGGATCAAGTTCGGTACGGACGGCTGGCGGGGGGTAATTGCCCGCGACTTCACTTTCGCCAACGTGGAACGGGTAGCCGCGGCCATCGCCGCCTACCTTAACGAAAAAGGCCAGGCCGCCCGCGGTGTCATAGTGGGTTTCGATAACCGCTTCCTGGCGGATAGGTTTGCCGAGGCGGTGGCGGAAGTGCTTCTCCAGTGGGGCATTCCCGTTTACTTCCCCGAACGCTCCGTGCCCACGCCGGTGGTGGCCTTTGGCATCTGGCACTACCGGACGGGAGGCGCGGTGGTCATCACGGCCAGCCACAACCCTCCCGAGTACTGTGGGATAAAGTTCATCCCCGAGTACGCCGGACCGGCCCTCCCTGACGTTACCGAGCGCATCGAAAGCTTGATCGAATCCTCTCCCTCTCCTCCGGCGGGGGTGAAGAAGGCGCTGCGCCACCCCTTCCGACCCCAGGAGGACTATTTCGCCCACCTCTTGCGCCTGGTAGAAGGGGAGAAGATCGCCCGCGCCTCGCTCAAAGTAGTGGTTGACCCCATGTTCGGGGCGGGTATAGGCTATCTGGAGGAGATCCTTCGGCGCTGCGGGGTGAGCGTGGTTACTATCCACGACTGGCGCGATCCCCTTTTCGGCGGTGACCTACCCGATCCGGTACCCTCTAGACTGGGGGAGCTGGCCGCCAAGGTGAAGGAGACCGGTGCCCATCTGGGTCTGGCCCTGGACGGAGACGCCGACCGGCTGGGCGTGATCACGGGAGAAGGCCACTTCGTAACCCCCAACCAGGTGCTTTCCCTCCTCTGCTACCACCTCCTCTCCTACCGGGGCTGGCGGGGGCCGGTAGCCCGCACGGTGGCCACCACCCACCTGGTGGACCGTATCGCCTCCGCCTTCGGGGTGGAGACGAAGGAGACGCCGGTGGGGTTCAAGTATTTGGGGAAGCTACTGCGGGAGGAAGGTTGCCTCTGCGCGGGGGAGGAGAGTGGCGGCCTTTCCGTCAAGGGGCATGTTCCGGAGAAGGACGGCATCCTGGCGGGGCTACTGGTGGTGGAGATGGCGGCGGTGCACGGGGGTTCCCTCTGGCGCCTCTGGGAAGAGGTGAAGGAGAAGTTCGGAGAGGTGGTGAGCCGGCGGCGGGACTACCGCACCTCGGCGGAGGACAAAGAGCGGATCCTCCGTCTCTTGGCTGGCTGGGCCGAGTCGCGGGAGGAGCTGGCCGGACAGAAGGTGGTCGAGAGGATTACCATGGACGGGGTGAAGTTCGTGCTGGCGGACGGCTCCTGGGTGCTGGTGCGGGCCTCGGGGACCGAGCCAGTTTTCCGGGTGTACGTCGAGGCTTCCACCGAGGAGAAAGTTAGTCATCTGCACGAAACGTTGAAGGCGGAGCTGGGATTTTAA
- a CDS encoding YetF domain-containing protein: MNPFLEILLRAVGAFLGVLFITRLVGKSQVGQLTISDYVNGIVIGSIAACLATDIKENPWYYVFGLAIFASLTILVQYVSLIYRPARKFLLDEPTVVVHNGRILERNMARMRYNVDDLMSQLREKGYFNLADVEFAIVEPNGSLSVLPKSQKRPVTPEDLGLPTKYEGVPSELIVDGQIIYQNLVQNNLTEEWLLKELEKQGVKSLKEVLYASLDSEGKLYIDKRQDKLEHLTDVTDKLPGQSGQ, from the coding sequence ATGAACCCTTTTCTGGAGATCCTTCTGCGGGCGGTAGGAGCCTTCTTGGGAGTACTTTTCATCACCAGGCTAGTGGGCAAGTCCCAGGTAGGGCAGCTCACCATCTCCGACTACGTCAACGGCATAGTTATCGGTTCCATCGCCGCCTGCCTGGCCACCGATATCAAAGAAAACCCCTGGTACTATGTTTTCGGGCTGGCCATCTTCGCTTCCCTCACCATCCTGGTGCAGTATGTGAGCCTGATTTACCGCCCGGCGCGCAAGTTTTTGCTGGACGAACCCACGGTGGTGGTCCACAACGGACGTATATTAGAGCGCAACATGGCCCGCATGCGCTACAACGTGGACGACCTGATGTCCCAGCTGCGCGAGAAGGGCTACTTCAACCTGGCCGACGTGGAGTTCGCCATCGTGGAGCCCAACGGCTCTTTGAGCGTCCTTCCCAAGTCGCAGAAGCGCCCGGTGACGCCGGAGGATCTAGGGCTTCCTACTAAGTACGAGGGGGTGCCTTCCGAGCTCATAGTGGATGGCCAGATAATCTACCAGAACCTGGTGCAGAACAACCTCACAGAGGAGTGGCTCTTGAAGGAATTGGAGAAGCAGGGGGTGAAGTCGTTAAAAGAGGTGCTCTACGCTTCACTTGATTCTGAAGGGAAGCTTTACATCGACAAGCGCCAGGACAAGCTGGAGCACCTCACCGACGTGACCGATAAATTACCGGGACAGAGCGGACAGTAG
- a CDS encoding SDR family oxidoreductase — protein MRVLVTGGAGFIGAHVVRLLQRSGHEVAVVDNLCTGRRERIPPGVPFYLLDLASSPLEEPFRCERPEAVIHLAAQTVAPLSLVRPVADAEANVLGTIRLLEASVKAGVQRIVYTSSAAVYGDPLYLPVDEKHPICPLSPYGASKYAAEVYLFTYRRLYGIVPVVLRLANVYGPGQGEEGEGGVVAIFCRKMVAGEPPEIYGDGEQTRDFVYVEDVAEAILAALTAGGEEVLNIGTGEGVSVNLLWRILSRVGGKELAPIYRSPRPGDIRHSALSPLKAQEKLGWSPRRSLEEGLKATWNWWLKYSRGEGS, from the coding sequence ATGCGGGTGCTGGTGACCGGCGGGGCCGGTTTTATCGGCGCGCACGTGGTAAGACTTTTGCAGAGGAGCGGCCACGAGGTAGCGGTGGTGGATAATCTCTGCACGGGGCGGCGGGAGAGGATTCCTCCCGGCGTCCCGTTTTATCTTCTCGACCTGGCTTCCTCGCCGCTGGAGGAGCCCTTCCGGTGCGAGCGGCCAGAGGCGGTGATCCACCTGGCGGCCCAGACGGTTGCTCCCCTTTCCCTTGTCCGGCCGGTGGCTGATGCCGAGGCCAACGTGCTAGGAACCATTCGCCTCCTGGAAGCCTCAGTCAAGGCAGGGGTGCAGAGGATCGTCTACACCTCCTCGGCGGCCGTTTACGGTGACCCCCTCTACCTGCCGGTGGACGAGAAGCACCCCATCTGCCCTCTCTCTCCTTACGGCGCTTCTAAGTACGCGGCCGAGGTCTATCTCTTCACCTACCGGCGCCTTTACGGCATCGTCCCGGTGGTTTTGCGCCTGGCCAACGTTTACGGTCCGGGGCAGGGGGAGGAAGGAGAGGGAGGAGTGGTGGCCATATTCTGCCGGAAGATGGTGGCCGGGGAGCCGCCGGAAATCTACGGGGACGGGGAGCAGACGCGGGACTTCGTCTATGTTGAGGACGTGGCGGAAGCCATCCTAGCGGCGCTCACTGCCGGCGGGGAAGAGGTGCTCAACATCGGCACGGGGGAAGGGGTGAGCGTAAACCTCCTGTGGCGGATTTTGTCCCGCGTAGGCGGCAAGGAGCTCGCTCCGATCTACCGCTCACCGCGGCCGGGGGACATCAGGCACAGCGCCTTGAGCCCTTTAAAGGCCCAGGAGAAACTGGGCTGGTCTCCCCGCCGTTCTTTGGAGGAGGGGCTCAAGGCCACCTGGAACTGGTGGCTCAAGTATAGCCGGGGGGAGGGAAGCTAA
- the galU gene encoding UTP--glucose-1-phosphate uridylyltransferase GalU, giving the protein MKRVRKAVIPAAGLGTRFLPATKAQPKEMLPLIDRPIIQYIVEEIVSSGIKDILIITSHGKRAIEDHFDRCLELEYYLEKRAKWDWLEEIRRIATMANIYYVRQQEPLGLGHAVLCAQNFVGEDPFAVVLGDDVVVSDPPCLAQMLELYEEVQAPVVAVERVALSEVSKYGIIDGEEIRSRVFAVRDLVEKPQPDRAPSRWGVAGRYILTPRIFGILRETPPGAGGEIQLTDALRVLAKEDKLFAYAFTGRRYDAGDKLGYLKATVELALEREDLGPAFREYLRSVVEKL; this is encoded by the coding sequence ATGAAGAGGGTAAGAAAGGCGGTAATTCCGGCTGCCGGGTTAGGGACGCGCTTTTTGCCGGCTACCAAAGCCCAGCCTAAAGAGATGCTTCCCCTTATAGACCGACCCATAATCCAGTACATAGTGGAGGAAATCGTAAGTTCGGGCATCAAAGACATACTGATCATCACCAGCCACGGCAAGCGGGCGATTGAAGATCACTTCGACCGCTGCCTGGAACTGGAGTACTATCTGGAGAAGCGCGCCAAGTGGGACTGGTTGGAGGAGATCCGCCGCATCGCCACCATGGCCAACATCTATTATGTGCGGCAGCAGGAGCCCCTGGGGCTGGGGCACGCCGTGCTCTGCGCCCAGAATTTCGTAGGAGAAGATCCTTTTGCCGTGGTTCTGGGTGATGACGTGGTGGTTTCCGATCCGCCTTGCCTGGCCCAGATGCTGGAGCTTTACGAAGAGGTGCAGGCGCCGGTGGTGGCGGTGGAACGCGTGGCTCTGAGCGAAGTTTCCAAGTACGGCATCATAGACGGGGAGGAGATAAGGTCCAGGGTCTTCGCCGTGCGCGATCTGGTGGAGAAACCCCAGCCGGACCGGGCTCCTTCCCGCTGGGGAGTGGCGGGGCGCTACATCCTTACCCCCCGCATCTTCGGCATTCTGCGCGAGACGCCGCCGGGAGCCGGCGGGGAGATCCAGCTCACCGATGCCCTGAGGGTACTGGCAAAGGAAGATAAGCTTTTCGCCTACGCTTTCACCGGCCGGCGCTACGACGCCGGCGACAAGCTAGGCTACCTCAAGGCCACGGTGGAGCTGGCGCTGGAGCGCGAGGACCTGGGTCCAGCCTTCCGGGAGTACCTGCGCTCGGTGGTGGAGAAGCTTTAA
- a CDS encoding glycosyltransferase family 4 protein, with translation MTGEEKVLDIKLICALGVAAAATGLTVPLAIRLAPKLGAMDEPDERKVHSRPMPRLGGLAIFIGVWAGWLVAGAPAEWLGLLIGATLVFLWGLADDIRGLNPWIKLLGQILAAAIAAGNGVLFSFVGHPLHEGQVFPLDGLAFPLTVFWLVAVTNAVNLIDGLDGLAAGVGSIAGLTLAAAASLAGSAEGIGPALVISVCLLAFLPFNFHPARTFLGDCGSMFAGFFLAGASVLGVAKTATAVILLVPVVILGIPLFDTFFAILRRVHSRRHIFRPDREHLHHRLLIVGFSHRGAVLFIYAVSALLGLTAVLLTQLTLPQGLLLLAGVATLLFLAALRLGVIGKRWVSLKRHRAAEDVLRG, from the coding sequence GTGACCGGGGAGGAAAAGGTTTTGGACATAAAACTCATCTGCGCTTTAGGGGTGGCAGCAGCGGCAACGGGCCTGACGGTACCTCTTGCCATACGCCTGGCCCCGAAATTGGGAGCCATGGACGAACCGGACGAGCGTAAAGTACACTCGCGGCCCATGCCCCGGCTGGGAGGCCTGGCGATCTTCATAGGAGTATGGGCCGGGTGGCTGGTGGCCGGGGCGCCAGCCGAGTGGTTAGGACTGCTCATAGGAGCCACCCTGGTTTTCCTTTGGGGGTTGGCGGACGACATAAGGGGGCTTAACCCGTGGATTAAGCTTTTAGGGCAGATCCTGGCGGCGGCCATAGCGGCCGGAAACGGAGTGCTTTTCTCTTTCGTCGGGCATCCGCTGCACGAGGGGCAGGTGTTTCCCCTCGACGGGTTGGCCTTTCCCCTCACCGTTTTCTGGCTGGTAGCGGTGACCAACGCCGTCAACCTCATTGACGGCTTGGACGGGCTGGCGGCCGGGGTGGGGAGTATAGCTGGCTTAACCCTGGCAGCAGCTGCCAGCCTGGCGGGAAGTGCGGAAGGGATTGGCCCGGCCCTGGTGATAAGTGTTTGTCTCTTGGCCTTTCTCCCTTTCAACTTTCATCCGGCCCGTACCTTCCTCGGCGACTGCGGCTCCATGTTTGCGGGATTCTTCCTGGCCGGAGCTTCTGTGCTGGGAGTGGCCAAAACGGCTACGGCGGTCATCCTCCTGGTTCCCGTGGTGATCTTGGGCATACCCCTCTTCGATACCTTCTTCGCCATCCTCCGGCGTGTCCACTCCCGCCGGCACATCTTTCGCCCGGATCGGGAGCATTTGCACCATCGTCTGCTGATTGTCGGCTTCAGCCACCGCGGCGCGGTGCTTTTCATCTACGCCGTGAGTGCCCTGCTGGGCCTTACGGCGGTACTCCTCACCCAATTGACCCTTCCCCAGGGCCTGTTGCTCCTGGCCGGTGTGGCCACCCTTCTCTTCCTGGCCGCCCTGCGCCTGGGGGTTATAGGAAAGCGCTGGGTAAGCTTAAAGCGGCACCGGGCAGCGGAGGACGTGCTCAGGGGCTGA
- the fabZ gene encoding 3-hydroxyacyl-ACP dehydratase FabZ has protein sequence MMDVRAIQELLPHRYPFLLLDRVILLEPGKRAVGIKNVTINELFFAGHFPGYPVMPGVLIVEALAQLTAVAVLKLNDFQDKIPLLAGIDKARFRRPVFPGDTLRLEVEVLRLKGMVGKAKGQAWVGEELAAEAEIVFAAGERKSEEEKDRI, from the coding sequence TTGATGGACGTGCGCGCCATTCAAGAGCTCCTTCCCCACCGCTACCCCTTTCTCTTGCTGGACCGGGTCATCCTCCTGGAGCCCGGTAAGCGGGCGGTGGGGATAAAGAACGTCACTATCAACGAGCTTTTCTTCGCCGGGCACTTTCCCGGCTACCCGGTCATGCCTGGCGTACTGATAGTGGAAGCTTTGGCGCAGCTTACCGCGGTAGCGGTCCTGAAGCTTAACGATTTTCAGGATAAGATTCCCCTGCTGGCCGGCATTGATAAGGCCCGCTTCCGCCGTCCCGTATTCCCGGGTGACACCTTGCGCCTGGAGGTAGAAGTTTTGCGCCTAAAGGGGATGGTGGGGAAGGCGAAAGGCCAGGCCTGGGTAGGGGAGGAGCTGGCGGCGGAGGCGGAGATCGTCTTCGCGGCAGGAGAAAGGAAGTCTGAGGAAGAAAAAGACAGAATATAG